From the genome of Pseudomonas sp. gcc21, one region includes:
- a CDS encoding CrfX protein encodes MDDPFENQLRNLMRDAEHQRPVSSDNERLERVLHKAHIHGGIFDLLSLFARWGWVLTEGINKGIQHGRPVRRSNDSSKQASE; translated from the coding sequence GTGGACGATCCCTTTGAAAATCAGTTACGCAACCTCATGCGTGATGCCGAACATCAGCGTCCAGTCAGCTCCGACAACGAGCGACTCGAACGGGTGCTGCATAAGGCGCATATACACGGCGGCATATTCGATTTGCTGAGTCTTTTTGCCCGATGGGGCTGGGTACTCACCGAAGGGATAAACAAAGGTATTCAGCACGGGCGCCCGGTACGACGTAGTAACGATTCCTCCAAACAAGCGAGCGAGTAA
- the rraA gene encoding ribonuclease E activity regulator RraA produces MHYITPDLCDAYPDVAVVEPMFSNFGGHDSFGGEIVTVKCFEDNSVVKEQVDQDGTGKVMVVDGGGSLRRALLGDMLAEKAARNGWEGIIVYGCVRDVDVLVQTPLGIQALASHPMKTDKRGIGDLNVTVTFGGVTFRPGEYVYADNNGIIVSPTELKMPA; encoded by the coding sequence ATGCACTATATAACTCCGGATTTGTGTGACGCCTATCCAGACGTTGCCGTCGTCGAGCCGATGTTCAGCAATTTCGGCGGCCATGATTCATTCGGCGGTGAGATCGTTACGGTTAAATGTTTTGAAGACAACTCCGTTGTGAAGGAGCAGGTTGATCAGGACGGAACCGGCAAGGTAATGGTCGTAGACGGTGGCGGGTCGCTTCGTCGCGCCTTACTTGGCGATATGCTCGCTGAAAAGGCCGCTCGTAATGGCTGGGAAGGCATCATTGTTTACGGCTGCGTACGCGATGTTGACGTTCTGGTTCAGACGCCACTGGGGATTCAGGCGCTCGCCAGCCATCCCATGAAAACCGACAAACGCGGAATAGGCGACCTGAATGTAACGGTTACCTTCGGCGGCGTGACCTTCCGTCCCGGTGAATATGTGTATGCGGATAACAACGGGATCATTGTTTCCCCGACCGAACTGAAAATGCCTGCCTGA